A region from the Variovorax paradoxus genome encodes:
- a CDS encoding GNAT family N-acetyltransferase has protein sequence MKELPNPTFPLSQIGLRAALWPTPAAARTPMPEAATAALVPPVVDATRQGITVSWARHLDDVRAAQRLRHEVFVGEMGARVSTPLAGHDIDLFDDFCEHLLVREERTQQVIGTYRVLTPAQARRVGSTYSDTEFDLTRLRDLRERMVELGRSCVHPDHRQGGVILALWGALAGFMHRNKLDTMIGCASIPMSHNGVTSGDAAASIWRQLSASHMAPIQYQVQPRLPLPVERLDGALDVEPPALIKGYLRLGAKVLGAPAWDPDFNTADLPMLMRIDDLPARYRKHFLGA, from the coding sequence ATGAAAGAACTGCCCAACCCGACGTTTCCGCTGTCGCAGATCGGACTGCGCGCCGCCCTGTGGCCCACTCCTGCCGCCGCGCGCACGCCAATGCCCGAGGCGGCCACCGCAGCGCTCGTGCCGCCGGTCGTCGATGCCACCAGGCAAGGCATCACCGTGAGCTGGGCCCGCCACTTGGACGACGTGCGCGCGGCGCAGCGCCTGCGCCACGAGGTGTTCGTCGGCGAAATGGGCGCCCGCGTGAGCACGCCGCTGGCCGGCCACGACATCGACCTGTTCGACGACTTCTGCGAGCACCTGCTGGTGCGCGAGGAACGGACCCAGCAGGTGATCGGCACCTACCGCGTGCTCACGCCGGCCCAGGCCCGGCGCGTGGGCAGCACCTACAGCGACACCGAGTTCGACCTGACCCGGCTGCGCGACCTGCGCGAGCGCATGGTCGAGCTGGGCCGCAGCTGCGTGCATCCCGACCACCGGCAGGGCGGCGTGATCCTTGCGCTGTGGGGCGCGCTGGCGGGCTTCATGCACCGCAACAAGCTCGACACCATGATCGGCTGCGCGAGCATTCCGATGTCGCACAACGGCGTGACCAGCGGCGATGCGGCGGCCAGCATCTGGCGGCAGCTGTCGGCCAGCCACATGGCGCCGATCCAGTACCAAGTGCAGCCGCGCCTGCCGCTGCCGGTCGAGCGGCTCGACGGCGCGCTCGACGTCGAACCGCCCGCGCTCATCAAGGGCTACCTGCGTCTGGGTGCCAAGGTGCTGGGCGCCCCGGCCTGGGACCCGGACTTCAACACGGCAGACCTGCCGATGCTGATGCGCATCGACGACCTGCCGGCGCGCTACCGCAAGCACTTCCTGGGCGCATGA
- a CDS encoding FAD-dependent oxidoreductase, whose product MATAASSNFDNRLHQTFPVLSDTEIARIAHFGTVQRFARGERLFTAGETSPGMFVLLKGVVAVTQRDGLGHVVPIVRQGPGEFLAEVGQLSGRPALVDGHAEEEVEALIVPPAQLRALLVAEADLGERITRALILRRVALIESGASGPVLIGKPESPDMARLENFLRRNGHPYHLVDAAEDPGAAALLEQYGTCKLLAVCPDGSVLVNPAEDALARCLGMVDTAEHNELFDVAVVGAGPAGLATAVYAASEGLRVIVLDCRAFGGQAGASARIENYLGFPTGISGQALAGRAFVQAQKFGVEMLIPAKVTSLDCSRDNPMGSLRIALADGRAINARTVVIASGARYRRPDVPRLSEFEGRGIWYWASAIEAKLCAQQEVALVGGGNSAGQAAVFLSRHAAKVNVLVRGPSLAASMSRYLVDRIEATPNIELHPHTQLVKLNGDSGEGLTGATWRCQTTGNEHDCDARNIFLFVGAEPETSWLDGCGVSVDKHGFVRTGDAASSGFPARAASALESSVQGVFAVGDVRSGSVKRVGGAIGEGAAVVALIHQHLSSNSAVA is encoded by the coding sequence ATGGCCACAGCCGCAAGCAGCAATTTCGACAACCGCCTTCACCAGACCTTTCCCGTCCTGAGCGATACGGAAATCGCGCGCATCGCGCACTTCGGAACGGTGCAGCGCTTCGCGCGCGGGGAGCGGCTGTTCACCGCCGGCGAAACAAGCCCCGGCATGTTCGTTCTGCTCAAGGGCGTGGTGGCGGTCACGCAGCGCGACGGCCTCGGGCACGTGGTGCCGATCGTGCGCCAGGGGCCCGGCGAGTTCCTTGCCGAAGTGGGCCAGCTGAGCGGCCGCCCTGCCCTGGTCGACGGCCATGCCGAGGAAGAAGTGGAAGCGCTCATCGTGCCGCCCGCGCAATTGCGCGCGCTGCTGGTGGCGGAAGCCGACCTTGGCGAGCGCATCACCCGCGCGCTGATCCTGCGGCGCGTGGCGCTGATCGAATCCGGTGCCAGCGGGCCGGTGCTGATCGGCAAGCCCGAGTCGCCCGACATGGCGCGGCTGGAGAACTTCCTGCGCCGCAACGGGCATCCCTACCACCTGGTCGATGCGGCCGAAGACCCCGGCGCCGCCGCGTTGCTGGAGCAGTACGGCACCTGCAAGCTGCTTGCCGTCTGCCCCGACGGCTCGGTGCTGGTCAACCCGGCCGAGGATGCCCTGGCCCGCTGCCTGGGCATGGTCGACACCGCGGAGCACAACGAGCTGTTCGACGTGGCGGTGGTCGGCGCCGGCCCCGCCGGCCTCGCGACCGCGGTGTATGCGGCCTCCGAGGGCCTGCGCGTGATCGTGCTCGACTGCCGCGCGTTTGGCGGCCAGGCCGGCGCGAGCGCGCGCATCGAGAACTACCTGGGCTTTCCCACCGGCATCTCGGGCCAGGCGCTCGCGGGCCGGGCCTTCGTGCAGGCCCAGAAGTTCGGCGTGGAGATGCTGATTCCGGCCAAGGTCACGTCGCTGGACTGCTCGCGCGACAACCCCATGGGCAGCCTGCGCATCGCCCTTGCCGACGGACGCGCCATCAACGCGCGCACGGTGGTGATTGCAAGCGGCGCACGCTACCGGCGCCCCGACGTGCCGAGGCTGTCCGAGTTCGAAGGCCGCGGCATCTGGTACTGGGCCTCGGCCATCGAGGCCAAGCTCTGCGCACAGCAGGAGGTTGCACTGGTCGGCGGCGGCAACTCGGCGGGCCAAGCCGCGGTGTTCCTGTCGCGCCATGCGGCCAAGGTCAATGTGCTGGTGCGCGGCCCCTCGCTCGCGGCCAGCATGTCGCGCTACCTGGTCGATCGGATCGAGGCCACGCCCAACATCGAACTGCATCCCCACACCCAGCTCGTGAAGCTCAACGGCGATTCCGGCGAAGGACTGACAGGCGCGACCTGGCGCTGCCAGACCACGGGCAACGAACACGACTGCGACGCGCGCAACATCTTCCTCTTCGTGGGCGCGGAGCCCGAGACCAGTTGGCTCGACGGCTGCGGCGTCTCGGTCGACAAGCACGGCTTCGTGCGGACGGGCGATGCGGCCAGCAGCGGCTTTCCGGCGCGGGCCGCCAGTGCACTGGAATCCAGCGTGCAGGGCGTCTTTGCCGTGGGCGACGTGCGCTCGGGTTCGGTCAAGCGCGTGGGCGGCGCCATCGGCGAAGGCGCTGCCGTGGTCGCGCTGATCCACCAGCACCTGTCGTCCAACTCGGCCGTTGCCTGA
- a CDS encoding glutathione binding-like protein, whose protein sequence is MPASPIEVYSWPTPNGHKIHIMLEECGLPYNARPINIGKGDQFAPEFLQISPNNKIPAITDPDGPDGKPISLFESGAILVYLAGKTGQLLPKTDRERYDVLQWLMFQMGGVGPMLGQAHHFRMYAPEKIGYAIERYSNEAKRLYGVIDKQLSKNRFIAGKTYSIADIAIFPWLRSWENQGITLTDYPHLKAWFDGIAARPAVQRGVKVLADLRQPITGDKEREILFGKTQYEKR, encoded by the coding sequence ATGCCTGCATCGCCCATCGAGGTCTATTCCTGGCCCACGCCCAACGGCCACAAGATTCACATCATGCTGGAGGAGTGCGGCCTGCCGTACAACGCCCGCCCGATCAACATCGGCAAGGGCGACCAGTTCGCTCCCGAGTTTTTGCAGATCAGCCCCAACAACAAGATCCCCGCCATCACCGACCCCGACGGTCCGGACGGCAAGCCGATTTCGCTCTTCGAATCGGGCGCCATCCTCGTCTACCTGGCCGGCAAGACCGGCCAGCTGCTGCCCAAAACCGACCGCGAGCGCTACGACGTTCTGCAGTGGCTCATGTTCCAGATGGGCGGCGTCGGCCCCATGCTCGGCCAGGCGCATCACTTCCGCATGTATGCCCCTGAAAAGATCGGCTACGCCATCGAGCGCTACAGCAACGAAGCCAAGCGCCTCTATGGCGTGATCGACAAGCAGTTGTCGAAGAACAGGTTCATTGCCGGCAAGACCTATTCGATTGCCGACATCGCGATCTTCCCGTGGCTGCGCAGCTGGGAAAACCAGGGCATCACGCTCACCGACTACCCGCACCTGAAGGCCTGGTTCGACGGCATTGCCGCTCGCCCCGCCGTGCAGCGCGGCGTGAAAGTACTGGCCGACCTGCGCCAGCCGATCACCGGCGACAAGGAGCGCGAGATCCTTTTCGGCAAGACGCAGTACGAGAAGCGCTGA